Part of the Erwinia amylovora genome is shown below.
CCCAGCGTCAGGAGCTGGCAGGAGTGATCGATGATTACCGTCAACAGCTGTTACCGCTGCTGGCACCGATAACCCTGCTGAAACACTATATGACGCAATTCCCGCACCCGTGGCTGGCGGAGCAGCGCTATTTCGCGCCGTACCCGGAAGTGCTGCGTCTGCGTTACGGACACTGATCTCAGGGAACTTTATGACGACTCATCTGGTTTGGCTGCGCAACGATTTGCGCATCAATGATAATCACGCCCTGTATGCGGCCTGCCGTTCCGAACAGGCCAACGTCATCGCGCTGTTTATCGCCACGCCGCAACAGTGGCGCATGCACCACATGGCACCGAAGCAGGCAGAATTTATCTGGCAAAGTTTACAGGATGTGCAGCAGTCGCTGGCGGCAAAGGGGATTGTACTGCACGTGGCGCAGTGCGATGACTTTAGCGCCAGCGTCACGCTGTTACAGGACTTCTGCCGCGAGCATCGCGTCGACCGCCTGTTTTATAACTATCAGTATGAAGTTAACGAACGGCAACGCGATGCGGCGGTAGAGCGGGCGCTTTTCGAGGACGACGTGGTGTCACAGGGCTTTGACGACAGCCTGCTGCTGCCGCCCGGCAGCGTACTGACCGGTAATCGCGAAATGTACAAGGTTTTCACCCCGTTCAGCAAAGCCTTCGTTAAACGCCTGCAGCAGGGGCTGCCGGAATGTCTGCCAGCCCCCGCCGTACGCCAGAGCGGGGCGATTGAGCCTGAAGCAGGCTCACTGAAACCCTTTGACTACCCGCGTGAGGATATCGAATCCAGCCTGTTCCCGAGCGGCGAAAAAGCGGCGATTGCCCGGCTGCGTGAGTTTTGTCAGCAGGCGGTAACCGACTATCCGAAACAGCGCGATTTACCGGCACGCGATGGCACCAGCCGTCTGTCGGTTTACCTCGCCACCGGCGTTCTGTCACCGCGTCAGTGCCTGCATCGGTTGCTGAAACAGCATCCCGCTGGGCTGGAAGACAGCCGGGTTTTTGTCTGGCTTAACGAGCTAATCTGGCGCGAGTTCTATCGTCATCTGCTGGTGGCATTTCCCGCACTGTGCCGCCATCAGCCGTTTACCCGCTGGACGAATAGCGTCAAATGGCGCGACGACAAACAACAGCTCACCGCCTGGCAACAGGGCAAAACCGGCTATCCGATTGTTGATGCAGCGATGCGACAGCTCAACAGCCTGGGCTGGATGCATAACCGTCTGCGCATGATTACCGCCAGTTTCCTGGTGAAAGACCTGCTGATCGACTGGCGCGAAGGCGAGCGCTATTTTATGTCGCAGCTGCTGGATGGTGACCTGGCGGCGAATAACGGCGGCTGGCAGTGGGCGGCCTCCACCGGAACCGATGCGGCCCCTTACTTCCGCATTTTCAATCCCACCACTCAGGGGGAGCGCTTCGACAAAGACGGCGAGTTTATTCGCCGCTGGCTACCCGAGCTGCGCCAGGTTCCGACGGAATACATTCATCAGCCGCACCAGTGGGCGCGAAAAAATCAGCGAACGCTCGATTATCCGCTGCCGTTAGTGGATCATAAGCAGGCACGCCAGCAGACGCTGGATGTTTTTGAGGCGGCACGAAAAAACGGGACTGATCATGCGCAATACTGAACTCGAACAGCGGGTTAACCAGCTGCTTAACAGCGCGGACTTTAGCGACTACGCGCCAAACGGGCTGCAGGTTGAAGGGCGCAGTGAGATTAAAAAAGTGATTACCGGCGTTACCGCCTGTCAGGCACTGCTGGATGAGGCCGTGCGCCTGCAGGCGGATGCGGTGCTGGTCCATCATGGCTATTTCTGGAAAAACGAAGCGCCCGCTATTACCGGCATGAAGCGCCAGCGTTTAAAAACCCTGCTGGCGAACGATATCAACCTGTTTGGCTGGCATCTGCCGCTTGACGCGCACCCGCAGTTAGGCAACAACGCCCGGCTGGCAGAGCTGTTTGGCATTGCGGTGAAGGGCGAGGTGCAACCGCTGGTTCCCTGGGGGGAATTAGCACAGCCGCTAAGCCCCGCCATGTTGACGCAGCGCATCAGTCAGACGCTGGGGCGCGAACCGCTTCACTGTGGCGACAATGCCCCGGCCGTGATCAAACGCGTGGCATGGTGCAGCGGCGGCGGTCAGGGCTTTATTGACGCGGCCGCGGCTTTCGGCGTTGATGCTTTTATCACCGGTGAAGTCTCTGAACAGACGATACACAGCGCGCGCGAACAGGGGCTGCACTTCTTCGCTGCCGGGCATCACGCCACCGAGCGTGGCGGCATCAAAGCGCTGGGTGAATGGCTGGCCGTGCACCACGGTCTT
Proteins encoded:
- the phrB gene encoding deoxyribodipyrimidine photo-lyase; amino-acid sequence: MTTHLVWLRNDLRINDNHALYAACRSEQANVIALFIATPQQWRMHHMAPKQAEFIWQSLQDVQQSLAAKGIVLHVAQCDDFSASVTLLQDFCREHRVDRLFYNYQYEVNERQRDAAVERALFEDDVVSQGFDDSLLLPPGSVLTGNREMYKVFTPFSKAFVKRLQQGLPECLPAPAVRQSGAIEPEAGSLKPFDYPREDIESSLFPSGEKAAIARLREFCQQAVTDYPKQRDLPARDGTSRLSVYLATGVLSPRQCLHRLLKQHPAGLEDSRVFVWLNELIWREFYRHLLVAFPALCRHQPFTRWTNSVKWRDDKQQLTAWQQGKTGYPIVDAAMRQLNSLGWMHNRLRMITASFLVKDLLIDWREGERYFMSQLLDGDLAANNGGWQWAASTGTDAAPYFRIFNPTTQGERFDKDGEFIRRWLPELRQVPTEYIHQPHQWARKNQRTLDYPLPLVDHKQARQQTLDVFEAARKNGTDHAQY
- a CDS encoding type 2 GTP cyclohydrolase I, translating into MRNTELEQRVNQLLNSADFSDYAPNGLQVEGRSEIKKVITGVTACQALLDEAVRLQADAVLVHHGYFWKNEAPAITGMKRQRLKTLLANDINLFGWHLPLDAHPQLGNNARLAELFGIAVKGEVQPLVPWGELAQPLSPAMLTQRISQTLGREPLHCGDNAPAVIKRVAWCSGGGQGFIDAAAAFGVDAFITGEVSEQTIHSAREQGLHFFAAGHHATERGGIKALGEWLAVHHGLDVTFIDIDNPA